AGTGAACACTGTTCTTATAAAAACTCAAAACCTGTTTTAAAAACATTCTTTACAAAAGGAAAACAAGTTATTCAAGGGCCTGGTGAAGGTGCTGGAATTGTAGATATTGGCGATCAACAAGCAGTTGTTTTTAAAATGGAAAGCCATAATCATCCATCAGCAGTTGAGCCTTATGAAGGGGCTGCTACAGGTGTTGGTGGTATTATCCGTGATATTTTTAGTATGGGCGCAAGACCGATCGCTATGCTAGATTCTTTGCGTTTTGGTGAATTAAACAATCCACAAACAAAACGTATTTTTTCTGGTGTTGTTGATGGTATTGGCGGATATGGAAACTGTATTGGTATTCCAACAGTGGGTGGAGAAACGAAATTTGATGCTTCTTATGAAGGTAACCCACTAGTAAATGCAATGTGTGTAGGGATTATTGACCATGCTGATATTCAAAAAGGGCAAGCGAGTGGTGTTGGGAATGCCATTATGTATGTTGGCGCTAAGACAGGCCGTGATGGGATTCATGGCGCAACATTTGCGAGTGAAGAATTTAGTGATGAAAACAGTGGTCAACGTTCAGCGGTTCAAGTTGGCGATCCATTTATGGAAAAACTATTAATGGAAGCTTGTCTGGAATTAATTAAAGAACTAGACGACCACTTAGTGGGAATCCAAGATATGGGTGCTGCTGGTCTTGTATCATCTAGTTCTGAAATGGCATCTAAGGCAGGTACGGGTATCTTATTAAATCTAGACGATGTGCCTCAACGTGAAACAGGTATGACACCGTATGAAATTTTACTATCTGAATCGCAAGAGAGAATGTTGTTATGTGTTGAAAAAGGTTATGAAAAAGAAGTAGAGGCATTATTTGCACGCTATGATTTGGATGCTGTGACGGTTGGTGAAGTAACAGAAGGCGATCGTTATAAAGTTTTCCAAGGTGGTCAATTAGTAGCAGATGTTCCAGTTGATTCTCTAGCAGAAGATGCTCCTGTTTATCAAAATAAAGCAACCAAGCCTGCCCGTATGAGTCAATACGAAACAGAAGCAGCATTTGTGCCAAAAGTGGATGATTTAAAAGAGAGTTTATTTAATCTATTAACAACGGCTGATTTAGCAAGTAAAGCACCGATTTATGAAACTTACGATTCAATGGTTCGAACAAACACTGTTGTGGGACCTGGTAGTGATGCAGCGGTTGTCCGCATTAGAGGCACACGTAAAGCATTAGCGATGACAGCAGATTGTAATGCCCGTTATATTTATTTAAATCCATATGTAGGCGGACAAATTGCAGTAGCAGAAGCAGCTCGAAATATTGTTGCTTCAGGTGGCTACCCACTAGCTATTACCGACTGCTTGAACTTTGGTAACCCAGAAAACCCTGAAATCTTCTACGAACTACAAGAATCTGCAAAAGGTATTTCAGCAGTTTGTGAACGATTCGATGCACCAGTTATTTCAGGTAACGTGTCACTTTATAATGAAAATAAAAATGGTGCTATTTATCCAACACCAACAATCGGAATGGTTGGATTGATTGAAGATGTTGATCATGTTTTAACGCAACACTTTAACCAAGCAGGTGATGTTATTTATGTTATTGGTGAAACAAAAGATAATTATGCGGGTTCACTCATTCAAAAAGTACAAGTCGGTCAAATTTCTGGCTTAGTTGATTTTGATATGGAACAAGAATATCAAAATCAAGCTTTCGTTCGCCAAGCTAACAAAGCGGGCTTCTTAACAAGTGCGCATGATATTTCTGAAGGTGGGCTTGCTGCAGCATTAATGGAAGCTGTCTTTACAACTCAGTTTGGATTTGATGTTAAAGCAGATTTAACTAATGCTCAATTATTTAGCGAAACACAGTCACGCTTTATTGTTACTGTACCCCAAGATAAGAAAGACCAATTCGAAGCGTCTATCCCAGGAGATGTTCCTGTTGCCGTTTTAGGTAGCGTGACGAAATCAGATGAAATCTCATTATCAACAAATGAAACTGACATAGCATTTAAACGTTCTGATATTGAGACCAAGTGGAGAGAGGTTATCCCATGTCTTCTAAAAGCTTAGAAAACGAAGCAGTAGTACCCCCATTTTTTTATGAAAACGACAATAGTCTCCTCTCTATGGAGTGGGAATCGGATCACAGCAGAAGCATTAATGAAGAGTGCGGTGTTTTTGGCGTATGGAATCATCCTCAAGCTAATCGCGTTACCTTTTTCGGCTTACATGCCCTCCAACATCGTGGGCAAGCAGGAGCAGGTATTAGCTGTGGTGATGGTCAAGCATTAAAAAATTTCCGAGGTATTGGCTTGTTAAGCCACGTCTTTAAAAATGCAGAAGATTTAGAATCGTTAACAGGAGACCGTGCGATTGGTCATGTTCGCTATGCGACAAATGGTGGACACGACAATTTAAATAATTTTCAACCCTTTTTGTTCCATTTTCATGATCAAGATATTGCCTTGGCTCATAATGGTAATATTACTAATGCTCAGAGTTTACGAAGAGAACTAGAAGAATCAGGTGCTGTTTTTAACTCATCATCTGATTCTGAAGTGTTAATTCATTTGATTCGTCACAGTAAAAAAGATGATTTTTATGAAAAGTTAGAGGATGCGCTTCGCCAAATACAAGGTGGTTTTAACTATACGATTCTAACAAACGATGCCTTAATTGGTGTTGTTGATCCAAATAGCTTCCGTCCGCTTGTTATTGGGAAAATGAAGAATGGTGCTTACATTTTAACGAGTGAGAGCTGTGCTCTACATGTTGTTGGCGCTGAATTTGTTCAAAATATTCATGCTGGTCACTATGCTATTATTAATGACGATGGGATTACGATCCGTTCTTACACGGACAAAACGATGATTGCCATTGAAGCAATGGAATATATTTATTTCGCAAGACCAGATTCTGATATTGCTGGTATTAACGTCCACAGTGCCCGAAAAGCCATGGGTCGTCAATTAGCACTTGAGCAGGCTCCACCAGCTCAAGTGGATATGGTGATCGGTGTGCCAAACTCATCCTTATCTGCTGCAACAGGTTACGCTGAACAGAGTGGTATACCATATGAAATGGGACTTGTTAAAAACCAATATGTTGCAAGAACATTCATTGAACCAACTCAGGAATTAAGAGAACAAGGTGTTCGTAAAAAGCTATCTGCTGTTGTCGGAGTTGTAGAAGGTAAATCAATTGTCCTTGTGGATGATTCGATTGTTAGAGGAACAACGATGAAACGCCTAATCTTATTGTTAAGAGAAGCGGGTGCGCGTGAAGTACATGTTCGTATCACGAGCCCGCCATTCCGTTTCCCAAATTACTATGGGATTGATATGAGTACCAGTTCAGAGTTACTAGCAGCTAACATGACTGTTGCTGAAATGACAGATTATCTAGGTGCAGATACCTTGTCCTTCTTATCGGTAGAGGGAACCATTGAAAGTATCGGCTTAAATTTTGACGCACCTCATAAAGGAATATGTATTTCTGCTTTTACAGGCGATTATCCTGCGCCATTAGGTGATTATCAAGAAGGATTAGAAAAACAATTAACAACCATCCAAAAGAAAATTTTGAAAGGGGAACATGTTGATGACTGAAGGTAAGCATTCTGCTTATGAAGCAGCTGGTGTCCAAATTGAGAAGGGGTATGAAGCAGTTGAACGCATGAAAAAACATATTCAACGTACCAACCGTCCTGAAGTGATGTCTCAAGTTGGAGGCTTTGGAGGCTTATTTGATTTATCAAACCATAAAGATGGGCAGCCTATTCTTGTTTCTGGAACGGATGGCGTTGGGACAAAAATTATCCTTGCTCAACAATCAAAAACGTACGATACGATTGGCATTGATTGCGTAGCAATGTGTGTGAATGATGTATTAGCTCAAGGTGCAGAACCATTATTTTTCCTGGATTATTTAGCAGTTGGTCAAAATGACCCTCAAACGGTTGAAGCGATTGTCTCTGGAGTGGCACAAGGGTGTGTTGAGGCTGGTGCTGCTTTAATTGGAGGTGAGACAGCTGAAATGCCAGATGTTTATGGTAAAGAGGATTTTGATTTAGCTGGTTTTTGCGTCGGCATTGTTGACCGTAAAAAAATGCTAGATAAGACAAAGGTCGAAGCAGGCCATGTCTTAGTGGGGATTCCAAGCTCTGGCATTCACTCTAATGGTTTTTCTCTCGTTAGAAAGGTGTTCTTCAAGGATAATGATTGGCAATATGATCAACTACTAGAAGACGGAAAGTCTCTGATTGATCATCTTCTAACCCCTACTCGTATTTACGTTAATGATTTACTACCACTATTAAAAAGAGGACTGATAAAAGGCCTTGCTCATATTACAGGCGGTGGTTTTCCTGAGAATTTGCCGCGAATGTTTGATGAAACGACATTAACAGCTCATGTCGATACATCTAAATGGCAACCTCATCCAATTTTTTCGCTCATTCAAGAACTAGGGAATGTATCATCCGATGATATGTATCAAGTGTTCAATATGGGGATTGGAATGATCGCTGCAGTTGCAAAGGAAGATGTTGAAACAGTTTGCCAACATATTCCAGATGCAGTTGTTATTGGTGTAATGAGTCAGAAAGTTGATGACAAAGATCTTATCTTAACAATGGAGGAATCAAACTAATATGAGAATCGCTTTATTCGCTTCAGGAAATGGCTCTAACGTTGAAGCTATTATCCAAGCGTCACTAGAAGGTCGCTTGGACGCTGAAATTGCCTGTCTATTCTGTGATAATCCGCATGCATACGTGATTGAGCGTGCCATCAAACATAATATTCCATTCTTTGTTTGTGCACCACAACAATGTGCAACACGAGAGAAGTGGGAAGGATTTATTCTTTCTTTCTTGGAAACACATCAAGTAGACTGGATTGTTTTAGCAGGCTTTATGCGAATCATTGGTCAACCATTGTTGAATCGATTCCCTAATCGCATTTTGAATATTCATCCATCGCTTTTACCAGCTTTTCCGGGTAAAAACAGCATTAAAGAGGCCTTTGATGCAAAAGCTACTCATACGGGTGTAACGGTTCATTATGTTGATAACGGCATTGATACGGGCCCCGTTATTGCCCAAGAAGAAGTAGCCATTCAAGATGGATGGGATTTAGAAACGCTAGAAGAAGCAATTCACCAAATTGAACACCGACTTTACCCAGAAATTATTCAACAAGTAACGAAAAAGGAGTGCGCATATTCATGACCAAACGTTATGCCTTAATCAGTGTGTCGGATAAAACAGAAATCGAAAGAGTAGCCAAAAGTTTAATAAAAGCTGGTCTATCTCTTCTAAGTACAGGTGGAACGTTAAAAGCATTAGAAGATGCCGGTATTCCAGTAGCAGCCGTTGAAAGTGTAACGGAATTTCCAGAGATGATGGACGGTCGTGTAAAAACACTTCACCCTAAAATTCACGGTGGTTTGTTAGGACTTAGAAGTAACGAAAAGCATCAAGCAGCTATGTCAGAACATGGGATTTTACCAATTGACGTCGTTGTTGTTAATTTATATCCCTTTAAAGAGACAATCACGAAAGCTGATGTGACATTGGGTGATGCGATTGAAAACATTGATATTGGTGGTCCAAGCATGCTGAGAAGTGCAGCTAAAAACTATCAATCTGTCACAGTCGTAACAGATCCAAGAGACTACGATCAATTGATTAGTCAATTAGATGAAACTGGTGAAACAAACTTAGCTTTTAGACAATACTTAGCTAAAAAGGTCTTCCAATTAACAGCTTACTACGATTCACTAATTGCTAATTACTTAACAGAATCGTTTGAGCCATTAGAAAAAGAAGCGAATTGGCCACAATTAGTTTTATCTTACGAGCATAACCAAAGCCTTCGTTATGGCGAAAATAGCCACCAAGAAGCTGATTTCTATACGCAATTAAATGCGCCTAACTATAGTATTTCTCGAGCAGAGCAATTGCATGGTAAAGCACTGTCGTACAATAATATTAAAGATGCTAATGCGGCCCTTCAAATCATTAAAGAGTTCCCAGAAGCTTGTGCTGTAGCTGTCAAACACTTAAATCCTTGTGGTGTAGCTATTGGAGACAATATTGAACAAGCTTTTGATCGTTGTTTTGAAGCAGATCCGATTTCCATCTTTGGTGGGATTGTTGTTGTCAATCGTCCCGTTAGTTTAGAACTAGCTGAAAAGCTACATACGATCTTTTTAGAAATTGTTATTGCACCATCTTTTGATGAGGATGCTTTCCAATTATTAGCGAAAAAGAAAAATCTTCGCTTAATGACCCTCAACTTTCCAGAGTCGCATGACCAAAAAGAATGGGAATATAGTTCAGTTTCTGGTGGCTTACTCGTTCAAAATGTGGATGATTCAAAAGAATTAACACAATTTGATCAATGGGAAACGATGACTGAGCGCCAACCGACAGAGCGTGAATTAACAGCAATGAGCTTTGGTATGCGCGTGTGTAAACACGTGAAGAGTAATGCTATTGTAATAACAAATGATTATCGCACGTTAGGAATCGGTTCAGGCCAAATGAACCGTGTTGGCGCTGCTAAAATTGCGTTAGAACAAGCTAAAGAAGCTTTAACAACTCTAGATGATACGCTATTAGTTATGGCTAGTGATGCCTTTTTCCCAATGGACGATACCGTTCAACTTGCTAACCAATACGGCGTTACTGCGGTTATTCAACCGGGTGGATCTCTAAAAGATAGTGATTCAGTCAAAGCCTGTGATGAAGCAGCTATGGCAATGGTAAAAACGGGTATCCGTCATTTCAAACATTAAAAAAGGAGCCGGCCACTTATGACCAAAACAAGCATATTAGTGGTAGGAGCAGGCGGTAGAGAGCATGCTCTTGCTAAGCAGTACGCCAAAAGTTCGCACGTTAACCAAGTTTTTGTTGCCCCAGGTAATCCAGGCATGGTTCAATCAGCTAATGAATATGAAGCAGCCATTTCATGTGTTGCTATAACTGTAGAGGATATTGAAGCATTACTTCATTTTGCTAAGGAAGAAGCTGTTTCTCTTACATTTGTTGGTCCTGAAGTTCCTTTAAATCTAGGAATTGTAGACCGTTTTTCAGAAGAGGGATTAGCGGTTGTAGGACCAACTAAGGAAGCTGCTCAATTGGAGTCTTCGAAGGCTTTTGCGAAGGCTGTTATGGAAAAAGCTGATGTTAAAACGGCAGCCTATCGTTACTTTAAGTCAGACGATTTCGACAATGCTTTAGAGTATTTAGCAGAGCAAAGCTTTCCAATTGTTTTAAAAGAAGATGGTCTTGCACAAGGGAAAGGTGTAACCATTTCACCAGATTTTGAAGATGCTAAGCTAACACTAAAGGCGATGATGATTGACCATCAGTCGGATGTCATCATTGAAGAGTGCTTAGTCGGCGAAGAATTCTCTTATTTTGTTCTTGTTAATGGCAAGCATACCATTCCGGTCGGAACAGCTCGTGACTATAAGAGAGTTGGCGATGGCGATAAAGGTTTAAATACAGGCGGCATGGGGGCCTATGCACCTGTTGATTGGGCTGATGAATTACTGGATGAGGTAAATCAAAGTGTTATCCAACCGGTTATCGATCAAATGGTTAGCCAAGGATGTCCATTTACGGGTGTCTTATATGCTGGGTTGATGAAAACTGAGAAAGGCATTTATGTCATCGAATTTAACACGCGCTTTGGTGATCCAGAAACACAAATTCTATTACCTTTAATCGAGGATGATTTTTATGATGTGACACTGGCACATATTAATCAGCAACCTTTTAAAATCAGTTTGTCTGATCAAAAAAGCCTTGGGGTTGTTTTAGCGGCAAAAGGTTACCCAAAAGTCTATAAGCGTGGTATGCCGATTCAGCTAACCGAAGAAACCGTAGCTGATGCCATTCGTTACGCCGGTGTTAGCAAAGACGCTGACCAACTAGTTGCTAATGGTGGCAGAATTTTGATGGTAACAGCTCAAGCGAATGAATTCTCTAAATGCCGTGACCAGGTTTATAAACAACTCACACAGTTAACTGTTCCTGATAGTTTTTATCGAAATGATATTGGGCTGCACCAATAGTATAAATAGGAGGCGCCAGAAAATGGCGTCTTTATTTTTTTGAATAAAAGAGATAGCGAACCTTATTTTCAGTTTGTGCCGACCAGTTTTAAATGAGTGAGGAAAAGATTAAAAAGAAGAACAGAATATAGATATTTTTTAATTCAAAACTTTGGTAAAATGAATAAAATAATTCGAATGGGGTTGAGTTGATTGAAAACTGATATTCAAATTGCACAGGAAAACCAAATGCAACCGATTATGACCATTGCAAAGACATTAGGTCTTGGGGAAGATGACATCAAACAGTATGGTAAATATAAAGCTAAACTATCATGGGATAAAATAAAAAACTTAGGTCAAGAAGAAAATGGCAAATTAATTTTAGTAACGGCTATTAGCCCGACGCCAGCTGGCGAAGGAAAGTCAACGATGACAGTTGGACTTGGCGATTCGCTAGCTAAAATTGGTAAAAAAACGATGATTGCTTTAAGAGAACCGTCAATGGGGCCAACCATGGGAATGAAGGGCGGAGCTGCAGGTGGTGGTTATGCGCAAGTTCAACCAATGGAAGAAATTAATCTTCATTTTACTGGCGATATGCACGCCATTACAGCAACAAATAATGCCCTAGCCGCTTTTATCGATAACCACATCCAGCAAGGTAATCCGCTACAAATTGATCAACGCCGCATTACGTGGAAACGTGTCTTAGATATTAACGACCGTGCGCTGAGAAACGTTGTTATCGGTTTAGGTGGTCCAACGAATGGTGTACCCAGAGAAGATGGCTTTGATATTACTGTTGCTAGCGAAATTATGGCCATTTTATGTTTAGCGACTTCTCTTCATGATTTAAAAGACCGTTTAGCTCATATTGTGATTGGTTACAATACAAGCCGTAAGCCAGTGACCGTTCGTGACTTAAAAATGGAAGGAGCTTTAACACTTATATTAAAGGATGCCCTTGAACCAAATCTCGTTCAAACCCTTTATCATACACCAGCTTTCGTTCATGGAGGACCGTTTGCAAATATTGCTCATGGCTGTAACAGTGTCATTGCGACTCAATCAGCCCTGAAATTAGCGGATTACGTTGTAACTGAAGCGGGTTTTGGTGCTGATTTAGGAGCTGAGAAGTTTTTAGATATTAAAGTACCAGTTTTAGGTAAGCACCCAGATGCAGTTGTCATTGTTGCGACGATTCGCTCATTGAAAATGCACGGTGGTGTTCCTAAAGATAAATTGAAGGATACAGAAGATGTTGCAGCAGTTAAGGCCGGCTTCGTTAACCTTCAAAAACATATTGAAAATATGCAGTCTTATGGTATTCCAGTTGTTGTTGGAATCAATCAATTTGTTCATGATACTCAAGAAGAAATTGATGCCCTTCAAGAAGCTTGCCAACAAATGGGTGTTGAGTGCGTGCTATCGTCTGTTTGGGAAAATGGCCCAGATGGCGGAATCGCTTTGGCTGAAGCTGTTGTCCGTGCATGCGACCAAGAAACATATTTTAGTCCCTTATATGTGGCTGATGAAACAACGATTAAAGAGAAAATTTCTCGCGTCGTAAAAACCATTTACGGTGGTTCTGATGTTCAGTATAGTAAAAAAGCTGAAACACAAATCAAGCAATTTAATCGTAATGGCTGGGAACATTTACCGGTTTGTATGGCAAAAACGCAATATTCTTTATCAGATGATCCATCTAAGCTTGCTCGTCCAGAAGGGTTTACGATTACGATTCGCGAATTTGTACCAAAAATTGGTGCAGGTTTCTTAGTTGCCTTAACAGGTGACATTTTAACGATGCCTGGTTTACCGAAACAACCAGCAGCTTTAAACATGGATGTTTTAGAAGATGGTACAGTAACCGGTCTATTTTAAAAATCTGTTCACTATAGAGTGTGCTATAATGGCAAAGAATGTTAATGTGAACTGAGGTTATAGGAAAATGAAAGATTTAAAAGCAATTGAATTGTCAAAAACATATGGAATTAAACAACTATTTGATCGGGTATCGTTTACCATTCGTGAAGGCGAATATGTGGGATTAATTGGTCCGAACGGGAGTGGTAAAAGTTCGCTAATGGAAATTTTAGCGGGCAAAGAAGAACCTGATTCAGGTAGTATTGAAAAACCGACTGATTTTCGTGTTGGTTATTTGTCTCAAGAACCTGAAATGGATGATAATCATACCATTTTTGAAGCGGTATTTGAGGGTGACTCGCCGCTCGCTCGCGTTGTTCGCGACTATGAGCGTGCCGTTTCACTTCTTTCATTAGACAGTATGAATGATCGCTACCAGCAAGCCTATGCTAAGGCAGAACAAGAAATGAATACGAAAGATGCGTGGCAAGCAGAAGTTCAATTTAAAACGATTTTAAATAAATTAGGCATTACTGAATTAGATAAAAAAATCGGTGAATTATCTGGTGGTCAGCGCAAGCGTGTTGGGTTGGCACAAGTGTTAATCCAATCGCCAGATTTATTACTTTTAGATGAACCGACTAACCACTTAGACGTGGATGCGATTATTTGGTTAGAGAAATATTTGGCTCAGTATAAGGGGTCATTGTTACTGATTACCCATGATCGTTACTTCCTTGAGCGAGTAACGAACCATATGCTGGAATTGAAGCATGGTCAGATTGAGAGTTACAAGGGTAATTACGCGTCATACTTGGAGCAAAAAGCTGAGCGCGAAGCTATCCAACAGAAAATGGATGATAAGCAAGTAAAATTGTATAAGAGTGAACTGGCTTGGATGCGTAAAGGAGCGAAGGCTCGTACAACTAAGCAGCAAGCGCGTATTCACCGCTTCGAAGATTTATCTCAGGGTGTTAAGCAACAAGTAAAAGATGACCAGCAAATTGAAATTGGCTTAGAAAGTTCTCGCTTAGGTAAGCGTGTCTTTAATTTAGAAGATGTGACGTTAGAAATCGGTGGAAAAACCATCTTGAATGATTTTAGTCATATTTTCCAATCGACCGACCGCATTGGGATTGTTGGTGAAAACGGCTCAGGTAAAACGACCTTTTTACGGATGCTAGCCGGGGATTTAGAGGCAGTTTCAGGTAAACTAGTTGTTGGTGAAACGGTTCGCATTGGTTACTACCGCCAAATTATGGAACCATTCCCAGAAGATAAACGTGTGATTAACTATTTGCAAGAAATTGCAGAGGAAGCTAAGAAAAAAGACGGCGTTGTTGTCAGCATTACCGAGTTGCTAGAAACATTTTTGTTTCCACGTGAGATGCACGGTAGCTTGATCCGCACCTTGTCAGGCGGTGAGAGAAGACGGTTGTATTTATTGAAAATTTTGATGAATCAACCGAATGTTTTGCTGTTTGATGAGCCAACTAATGATTTGGATATTGAAACATTGACCGTTTTAGAAGATTATTTAACCACTTTCCAAGGCGCTGTATTGGTTGTTTCTCATGATCGTTATTTCTTGGATAAAGTTGCGCATAAATTGTTGGTTATTGACCACCCAACTGGTCCAGCTCTTTTCTATGGTGACATGACAGACTATATAGAGAGTGGCTTAAAAGATAAAGCCAGTGAAGCAACTGAGAAAAAAACAGCTATAAAAGAGGCTATTCCAACAGCAGAAAAGAAAAACGAAAAAGTCAAACTGACCTATTCGGAGCAAATGGAATGGAAGACGATTGAAGAAGATATTATGCTAGCAGAAGAAACTGTCGATGAGTTAAAAGAGCAGATGGCAGTCAATGCAAGTGATTATTCCAAACTAGCAGAACTGCAAGAGCAGCTTGATTTAGCTGAAGCTGCTGTATCTGACAAGTGGGAACGTTACGAGTATCTTAGTCAGTTTATAAATGAATAAAAGGTTGAGGTGAAAAAAGGATGACCAAGCAATACTTAGAACTTGCTCAAAAAATTCTAGACGAAGGTGTTGTAAAAACAGATCGTACTGGAACAGGAACGAAGAGTATTTTCGGCTATCAAATGCGTTTCGACCTTCAAAAAGGATTTCCTTTATTAACAACTAAAAAAACAGCATTTGGATTAATTAAAAGCGAATTACTGTGGTTTTTAAAAGGTGATACAAATATTCGTTATTTGTTAGAAAATAATAACCATATTTGGGATGAGTGGGCTTTTGAACGTTATATTAAGTCAGCTGATTATACAGGACCAGATATGACCGATTTTGGTCGTCGCTCCTTGGAAGATGAGGCGTTTAATGAGCTTTACCAAATAGAGCTAACCCAATTTCAAAATCGTATTCTAGAAGATGATGACTTCGCCAGTAAACACGGCGAACTCGGACAAATCTATGGCTCACAGTGGCGTCATTGGAAAACGAGTCAAGGTGAAACTATTGACCAAATTAAAGATGTCATTGAAATGATTAAACATAATCCTGATTCGAGACGGCTAATGGTATCCGCATGGAATCCAGAAGATATTCCAAATATGGCATTACCGCCGTGTCATTCTTTATTCCAGTTTTATGTAGCAGATGGCAAACTTAGTTGCCAACTCTACCAAAGAAGTGCAGATGTCTTTCTCGGCGTACCTTTTAATATTGCGAGTTATGCTTTACTAACGCATTTGATTGCTAATGAAACAGGCTTAGAAGTCGGCGACTTTGTCCATACCTTTGGAGATGCTCACTTATATTTAAATCATATGGACCAAATTAATGAGCAATTGTCTCGTGATCCGCATGACTTGCCAGAATTAGTTATCAAACATCCAGAGAAATCAATTTTTGATATGGAAAAAGATGATATTATCGTCAAAGGTTACAAGAGCCACCCCCGTATTAAAGCACCGATTGCTGTTTAGGAGGAATCACTGAATGATTATTTTTGTATGGGCTGAAGATGAAAAGGGCGCTATTGGGAAAGATGGCGGATTACCTTGGAAATTACCAAATGATATGAAGTTTTTCAAAGAAACCACAACGGGCCATACGGTTCTTATGGGGAGAAAAACTTTTGAGAGTATGGGAAACCGACCATTACCTAATCGTCAAAACTTAATTATGACAAGACAATTGGATTATCAAGCGGATGGTGTGACAGTTGTTCATCATCTTGATGATATTATTGGTAATAGTGAAGATATTTATGTGATTGGTGGGAGCGAGATTTTCAAGCAGTTTATGCCAGTTGTAGATGTCTTATGGCAAACTAAGATTGCTGGTGATTTTGACGGCGATACCTTTTTCCCACAAGTAAACTGGGAAGATTGGCAGTTAGTTGAAAAAATACCAGGCATTCGCGATGAAAAAAATAAGCACGACCATGAATTCTTAAAATATATACGCAAATAAAAGGTAGCGATCTTCCTTTCTGAGTATTTCAACTCACGTAGTTGTTTGATTTTCATATACATATGCCATTTATCCACCTTTTCCACCTACTAATCATAAAAATAAGAAATACTGTCTTATCATACAATAAAGTAGATTCAATTTTAGAAAAGTGGCCCATTATTGTCTGGCGAAAATGGTCTACTTTAGTTTAGCAGTTACAAGAAACATCTCAGAATCTATAGTAGTGTATTTTTA
This genomic interval from Jeotgalibaca arthritidis contains the following:
- the purH gene encoding bifunctional phosphoribosylaminoimidazolecarboxamide formyltransferase/IMP cyclohydrolase; protein product: MTKRYALISVSDKTEIERVAKSLIKAGLSLLSTGGTLKALEDAGIPVAAVESVTEFPEMMDGRVKTLHPKIHGGLLGLRSNEKHQAAMSEHGILPIDVVVVNLYPFKETITKADVTLGDAIENIDIGGPSMLRSAAKNYQSVTVVTDPRDYDQLISQLDETGETNLAFRQYLAKKVFQLTAYYDSLIANYLTESFEPLEKEANWPQLVLSYEHNQSLRYGENSHQEADFYTQLNAPNYSISRAEQLHGKALSYNNIKDANAALQIIKEFPEACAVAVKHLNPCGVAIGDNIEQAFDRCFEADPISIFGGIVVVNRPVSLELAEKLHTIFLEIVIAPSFDEDAFQLLAKKKNLRLMTLNFPESHDQKEWEYSSVSGGLLVQNVDDSKELTQFDQWETMTERQPTERELTAMSFGMRVCKHVKSNAIVITNDYRTLGIGSGQMNRVGAAKIALEQAKEALTTLDDTLLVMASDAFFPMDDTVQLANQYGVTAVIQPGGSLKDSDSVKACDEAAMAMVKTGIRHFKH
- the purD gene encoding phosphoribosylamine--glycine ligase, encoding MTKTSILVVGAGGREHALAKQYAKSSHVNQVFVAPGNPGMVQSANEYEAAISCVAITVEDIEALLHFAKEEAVSLTFVGPEVPLNLGIVDRFSEEGLAVVGPTKEAAQLESSKAFAKAVMEKADVKTAAYRYFKSDDFDNALEYLAEQSFPIVLKEDGLAQGKGVTISPDFEDAKLTLKAMMIDHQSDVIIEECLVGEEFSYFVLVNGKHTIPVGTARDYKRVGDGDKGLNTGGMGAYAPVDWADELLDEVNQSVIQPVIDQMVSQGCPFTGVLYAGLMKTEKGIYVIEFNTRFGDPETQILLPLIEDDFYDVTLAHINQQPFKISLSDQKSLGVVLAAKGYPKVYKRGMPIQLTEETVADAIRYAGVSKDADQLVANGGRILMVTAQANEFSKCRDQVYKQLTQLTVPDSFYRNDIGLHQ
- a CDS encoding formate--tetrahydrofolate ligase — its product is MKTDIQIAQENQMQPIMTIAKTLGLGEDDIKQYGKYKAKLSWDKIKNLGQEENGKLILVTAISPTPAGEGKSTMTVGLGDSLAKIGKKTMIALREPSMGPTMGMKGGAAGGGYAQVQPMEEINLHFTGDMHAITATNNALAAFIDNHIQQGNPLQIDQRRITWKRVLDINDRALRNVVIGLGGPTNGVPREDGFDITVASEIMAILCLATSLHDLKDRLAHIVIGYNTSRKPVTVRDLKMEGALTLILKDALEPNLVQTLYHTPAFVHGGPFANIAHGCNSVIATQSALKLADYVVTEAGFGADLGAEKFLDIKVPVLGKHPDAVVIVATIRSLKMHGGVPKDKLKDTEDVAAVKAGFVNLQKHIENMQSYGIPVVVGINQFVHDTQEEIDALQEACQQMGVECVLSSVWENGPDGGIALAEAVVRACDQETYFSPLYVADETTIKEKISRVVKTIYGGSDVQYSKKAETQIKQFNRNGWEHLPVCMAKTQYSLSDDPSKLARPEGFTITIREFVPKIGAGFLVALTGDILTMPGLPKQPAALNMDVLEDGTVTGLF
- a CDS encoding ABC-F family ATP-binding cassette domain-containing protein — encoded protein: MKDLKAIELSKTYGIKQLFDRVSFTIREGEYVGLIGPNGSGKSSLMEILAGKEEPDSGSIEKPTDFRVGYLSQEPEMDDNHTIFEAVFEGDSPLARVVRDYERAVSLLSLDSMNDRYQQAYAKAEQEMNTKDAWQAEVQFKTILNKLGITELDKKIGELSGGQRKRVGLAQVLIQSPDLLLLDEPTNHLDVDAIIWLEKYLAQYKGSLLLITHDRYFLERVTNHMLELKHGQIESYKGNYASYLEQKAEREAIQQKMDDKQVKLYKSELAWMRKGAKARTTKQQARIHRFEDLSQGVKQQVKDDQQIEIGLESSRLGKRVFNLEDVTLEIGGKTILNDFSHIFQSTDRIGIVGENGSGKTTFLRMLAGDLEAVSGKLVVGETVRIGYYRQIMEPFPEDKRVINYLQEIAEEAKKKDGVVVSITELLETFLFPREMHGSLIRTLSGGERRRLYLLKILMNQPNVLLFDEPTNDLDIETLTVLEDYLTTFQGAVLVVSHDRYFLDKVAHKLLVIDHPTGPALFYGDMTDYIESGLKDKASEATEKKTAIKEAIPTAEKKNEKVKLTYSEQMEWKTIEEDIMLAEETVDELKEQMAVNASDYSKLAELQEQLDLAEAAVSDKWERYEYLSQFINE